One Paraphotobacterium marinum DNA segment encodes these proteins:
- a CDS encoding replication initiation protein, translating into MLNALDIFKNRLHEKTYSTNEIETGCKIRYTHKATHGQRSIDMRYIQPNTRTHVYYLVFDMDQEQSAIQFEKVGAPAPNIITINPHNARSHQMYSLETSVRVAHDGSRKAIDYYMAVYQSLHKKLGADVGYKGFLCKNPLHDCWKTWVVRNENYTLDELSDYLDLNDRLELDDVDAKRNCNTFDYVRNWAYTESRKTYVSPKAFERAVLEEALKFNSQYTEPMNFSEVKAIAKSVSRFVERKYTSKGFSDWCARKGKIGGQKSKRKPVPDSENTTKPWLKLGIGKTTYYKRKKEGLL; encoded by the coding sequence TTGTTAAATGCACTAGATATATTTAAGAATCGACTCCACGAAAAAACTTACTCAACAAACGAAATCGAAACAGGTTGTAAGATTAGGTACACGCATAAAGCGACGCATGGACAAAGATCTATTGATATGCGTTATATACAGCCAAACACCAGAACCCACGTTTATTATCTAGTATTCGATATGGATCAGGAACAATCTGCAATACAGTTTGAAAAAGTTGGTGCTCCTGCACCGAATATTATTACCATAAACCCACACAACGCAAGAAGTCATCAAATGTATAGCTTAGAAACGTCCGTAAGAGTGGCACATGACGGTTCCAGAAAAGCGATTGATTATTACATGGCTGTCTACCAATCCTTACATAAAAAGCTTGGTGCTGATGTTGGTTACAAAGGTTTTCTTTGCAAAAATCCACTACATGATTGTTGGAAAACGTGGGTAGTAAGAAATGAGAATTATACACTTGATGAGTTATCTGATTATTTAGATTTGAATGATAGATTAGAGCTAGATGATGTTGATGCCAAAAGAAACTGCAATACTTTTGATTACGTGAGGAATTGGGCTTATACGGAAAGCAGAAAGACGTATGTGAGTCCTAAAGCCTTTGAAAGAGCTGTACTTGAAGAAGCTCTAAAGTTTAACTCACAATACACTGAACCCATGAATTTTAGTGAAGTGAAAGCGATAGCTAAAAGCGTGTCTCGATTTGTTGAGAGAAAATATACATCTAAGGGCTTTTCTGACTGGTGTGCTAGAAAAGGAAAGATCGGAGGTCAGAAGTCTAAGAGAAAGCCAGTGCCAGACTCCGAGAACACAACAAAGCCTTGGCTTAAATTAGGGATAGGAAAAACTACCTACTATAAGAGGAAAAAAGAGGGCTTACTTTAA